Proteins encoded in a region of the Cupriavidus pauculus genome:
- a CDS encoding HIT family protein, whose amino-acid sequence MSYQSPEYNAGNIFARILRGELPCYKVYEDAHTIAFMDIMPQADGHTLVVPKEGAPDILTLSPEAAAAAIHTTQRIARAVNKAFAPDGLLVTQFNGEAAGQTVPHIHFHVLPRYTDQSFRRHAREQQEADVLKEHAQRLITALSELNG is encoded by the coding sequence ATGTCTTACCAATCCCCTGAATACAACGCCGGCAACATCTTCGCCCGCATCCTGCGCGGCGAGCTTCCCTGCTACAAGGTCTACGAGGACGCGCACACCATTGCGTTCATGGACATCATGCCGCAGGCCGACGGCCACACGCTCGTGGTGCCGAAGGAAGGCGCGCCGGACATCCTCACGCTGTCGCCGGAAGCCGCGGCAGCCGCCATCCACACCACGCAGCGCATCGCGCGCGCGGTGAACAAGGCGTTCGCCCCCGACGGCCTGCTCGTCACGCAGTTCAACGGCGAAGCCGCGGGCCAGACCGTTCCGCATATCCACTTCCACGTGCTGCCGCGCTATACGGACCAGTCGTTCCGCCGCCATGCGCGGGAGCAGCAGGAAGCGGACGTGCTGAAGGAACACGCGCAGCGACTCATTACCGCGTTGTCGGAACTGAACGGCTGA